The following proteins are encoded in a genomic region of Aquifex aeolicus VF5:
- the atpA gene encoding F0F1 ATP synthase subunit alpha yields the protein MATLTYEEALEILRQQIKDFEPEAKMEEVGVVYYVGDGVARAYGLENVMAMEIVEFQGGQQGIAFNLEEDNVGIIILGSETGIEEGHIVKRTGRILDAPVGEGLVGRVIDPLGNPLDGKGPIQFEYRSPVEKIAPGVVKRKPVHEPLQTGIKAIDAMIPIGRGQRELIIGDRATGKTTVAIDTILAQKNSDVYCIYVAVGQKRAAIARLIELLEREGAMEYTTVVVASASDPASLQYLAPFVGCTIGEYFRDNGKHALIIYDDLSKHAEAYRQLSLLMRRPPGREAYPGDVFYLHSRLLERAAKLNDDLGAGSLTALPIIETKAGDVAAYIPTNVISITDGQIYLEADLFNKGIRPAINVGLSVSRVGGAAQIKAMKQVAGTLRLELAQFRELEAFVQFASELDKATQQQINRGLRLVELLKQEPYNPIPVEKQIVLIYAGTHGYLDDIPVESVRKFEKELYAYLDNERPDILKEISEKKKLDEELEKKIKEALDAFKQKFVP from the coding sequence ATGGCTACACTGACTTATGAGGAAGCCCTTGAGATACTAAGACAACAGATAAAGGATTTCGAACCTGAAGCCAAAATGGAAGAAGTAGGTGTAGTTTACTACGTCGGTGATGGTGTAGCAAGGGCTTACGGTCTTGAAAACGTAATGGCGATGGAAATAGTAGAGTTTCAGGGAGGGCAACAGGGAATAGCCTTCAACCTCGAAGAGGACAACGTTGGTATCATAATCCTCGGTTCTGAAACGGGAATAGAAGAAGGGCACATAGTAAAGAGAACGGGCAGGATATTGGACGCTCCCGTTGGAGAAGGACTCGTTGGAAGGGTTATCGACCCCCTCGGAAACCCCCTCGATGGTAAAGGACCCATTCAGTTTGAATACCGTTCCCCAGTTGAAAAGATCGCACCCGGTGTTGTAAAGAGAAAACCCGTTCACGAACCCCTTCAAACAGGTATTAAAGCTATAGACGCTATGATTCCAATAGGAAGGGGACAGAGAGAGCTTATCATCGGTGACAGGGCTACGGGTAAGACCACTGTTGCGATAGACACCATACTCGCTCAAAAGAACAGTGATGTTTACTGTATTTACGTAGCCGTAGGACAGAAAAGAGCGGCGATAGCGAGACTCATTGAGCTCCTTGAAAGAGAAGGAGCTATGGAATACACCACAGTTGTTGTAGCTTCAGCATCAGATCCCGCATCACTCCAGTACCTCGCACCCTTTGTTGGATGTACGATAGGGGAGTACTTCAGAGACAACGGAAAGCACGCACTCATCATATACGACGACCTGTCCAAGCACGCGGAAGCTTACAGACAGCTCTCACTCCTCATGAGAAGACCTCCCGGTAGAGAAGCTTACCCCGGTGACGTGTTCTACCTCCACTCAAGACTCCTTGAAAGAGCTGCAAAACTTAACGACGACCTCGGGGCAGGTTCTCTCACGGCATTGCCCATAATTGAAACGAAAGCGGGTGACGTCGCGGCTTACATTCCCACGAACGTTATCTCCATTACAGACGGACAGATATACCTCGAAGCGGACCTCTTCAACAAAGGTATAAGACCTGCTATTAACGTAGGTCTTTCGGTTTCCAGAGTCGGTGGTGCGGCACAGATAAAGGCTATGAAACAGGTTGCGGGAACCCTCAGACTCGAACTTGCTCAGTTCAGAGAACTTGAAGCTTTCGTTCAGTTCGCTTCGGAACTTGATAAGGCAACCCAGCAACAAATCAACAGAGGTCTGAGACTCGTAGAACTCCTGAAGCAAGAACCCTACAACCCGATACCCGTTGAAAAACAAATCGTTCTCATATACGCCGGAACGCACGGATACCTCGACGACATTCCCGTAGAGTCTGTAAGAAAGTTTGAAAAGGAACTCTACGCTTACCTAGACAACGAAAGACCGGACATACTCAAGGAGATAAGTGAAAAGAAGAAACTCGACGAAGAACTAGAGAAGAAGATAAAAGAGGCGCTCGACGCCTTCAAGCAAAAGTTCGTTCCCTAA
- the plsY gene encoding glycerol-3-phosphate 1-O-acyltransferase PlsY gives MKALFLVIFAYLLGSITFGEVIAKLKGVDLRNVGSGNVGATNVTRALGKKYGVLVFFLDFLKGFIPALIAVKSFGIDSWVLTFTGLASVLGHMYPVFFGFKGGKGVATALGVVFAVSPSVALFSFLVWLGIFLWKRYVSLASITATISAFLFLFVAGYPVNVLFMAIVIGALIIYRHRENINRLLTGREHRF, from the coding sequence ATGAAGGCACTCTTCCTGGTAATCTTTGCATACCTTCTCGGTTCTATTACTTTCGGTGAAGTTATAGCCAAGTTAAAAGGAGTGGACCTGAGAAACGTTGGAAGCGGAAACGTAGGTGCTACGAACGTAACAAGGGCTCTGGGTAAGAAGTACGGCGTCCTCGTGTTCTTCCTGGATTTCCTGAAAGGTTTTATCCCTGCTTTAATAGCGGTGAAATCCTTTGGCATTGACTCTTGGGTTTTAACCTTCACAGGACTTGCGAGCGTTCTCGGACACATGTATCCCGTTTTCTTCGGTTTTAAAGGGGGAAAAGGCGTTGCAACCGCGCTCGGAGTAGTGTTTGCGGTTTCTCCCTCTGTCGCTCTCTTTTCCTTCCTCGTCTGGCTAGGAATTTTCCTATGGAAGAGGTACGTCTCCCTCGCATCCATTACCGCAACAATATCCGCTTTTCTATTCCTCTTCGTTGCGGGATACCCCGTCAACGTTCTTTTTATGGCTATCGTTATAGGTGCGTTGATAATTTACAGGCACAGGGAAAACATAAACAGACTCCTTACGGGAAGAGAGCACAGGTTTTAA